In the genome of Anabaena cylindrica PCC 7122, the window ACTAGGATTAGGGGGACAAGAAGCAGCTATTACCCGTGCAGAGCAAATTGTTTCTGGGGTAATTTTGGCTAGACAGTTAGTAGCAGCCCCAGCGAATGCAGTGACACCAATTACTATGGCAGAAACTGCGATCGCGATCGCTAAAGATTACGGTTTAGAAATCCAAATCTTGGAAAAAGAAGAATGTGAAAAACTAGGTATGGGTGCATTTTTAGGAGTCGCCCAAGCCTCTGATTTACCACCAAAATTTATTCACCTCACCTACAAACCAGCAGGAACACCAAAACGCAAATTAGCAATTATCGGTAAAGGTGTAACCTTTGATTCTGGTGGACTTAACATTAAAGGTGCAGGTAGCGGCATCGAAACCATGAAAATGGATATGGGTGGTGCAGCCGCTACTCTCGGCGCAGCTAAAGCCATTGGTCAGTTAAAACCAGATGTGGAAGTTCACTTTATTTCTGCCGTGACGGAAAACATGATTAGCGGTCGCGCTATGCGCCCAGGAGACATCTTAACCGCTTCTAATGGCAAAACAATCGAAGTCAACAACACCGATGCAGAAGGGCGTTTAACCCTGGCTGATGCCTTGGTTTATGCTGATAAATTGGGAGTAGATGCGATCGTTGATTTAGCCACTCTCACTGGTGCTTGTGTAGTTGCTTTGGGTGACGATATTGCCGGCTTATTTACACCAGATGATGCTGTAGCTTCCCAACTGCAAACAGCCTCTGAAGCTGGCGGCGAAAAGATTTGGAGGATGCCAATGGAAGACAAATATTTTGATGGCTTGAAATCGGGAATTGCCGATATGAAAAACACCGGCCCTCGTTATGGTGGTTCTATTACTGCGGCTTTATTTCTCAAACAGTTTGTTAAGGATACCCCTTGGGCGCATTTAGATATTGCTGGGCCAGTGTGGGCTGATAAGGAAAATGGCTACAACGGTGCAGGTGCAACCGGTTTTGGTGTGAGAACTTTAGTTAGTTGGGTGTTGAGTTAGTTTATTCTCGTTCCCATACTCTGTATGGGAATGAATTATGAAAGGCTCTGCCTTGAGTGACATTTTAGAGGCAGAGTCTTTTCTGATAGCATTCCTAGCCTCTGAATAGAAACGAGATCAACGTGCAATCCGTAGAAATCGCCCAAAATAGCATATTATTTAGGTGTAACCTGCATACATATAATTAAAAAAGTTGCCTTAATTCTTGGCGATATTTAAAGAAGCTTTAGGTTTAATAGATGTATACCGAAGCTAAAACCCAGTCACTGAAGCTAAAACCCCTTAAGGATTAATGATTTTAGGAGAAGAAGAAGTGACATGAAGGAGGGTAGCAAATACCAGCCACTCCTAGATTTTTTGCGTGGCAGTGATCAAAATGAAATAACCCTTTCTTTTGCTGAAATTGAGACTTTAATCAAAGATACTCTGCCTAACTCAGCAAAAAATAAACGATCATGGTGGAGTAATCGCAGCAAAGGCGCATTACAAGCTTCTGCCTGGATAGAAGCAGGATATCGCGTTGAAGATGTTGATTTTGATCAGCAGCAAGTAAAATTTTACAAACCTCCTAATAACTTTCAAGTTCAGGTTAAAGGTGACACTGTACTGTGGAATGGCGAATTAATCAAAGCACTGCGTCTTCACATGGGTTTAACACAGGCAGAATTTGCAGAAAGACTTGGAGTCTATCAGCAAACAGTTAGCCAATGGGAAAACAACGCCTATCAGCCAACCCTCGCTACATCGAAATATCTAACTTTAGTTGCTGTTCAGGCTGGATTCAAATACATAGAGAGAGATTAGAAGTCAAAAAAATTTTTGGATCTGTCTGTTGACATTTTACAATGTAAGTTTTATTTTTGTCAATATACAATCTACATTGTAAAATGAATATTCAAAACACCGAACCGAAAGCCTTCTCACTCTCCCCCCATGGCAAAGTATACGCAGACAGCCTAATTTACACGGGTATCATCCCCGCAGAACTGGATGGTATACCCTGCCCACTACAAATATTGTCAGAAGCCAGCAAATAAGTTTCCGACGCTTCCCTCTGACTTCCGGCTCCCAAACAAAAGGAGACATTCACCATGATAAAACCAGTTGTTACCCAAAATCATCCTTGGGTCATAGTCAGAACTGTAATAATTACCCAATCTCACACCGTCGCCC includes:
- a CDS encoding leucyl aminopeptidase encodes the protein MTIQPTNTALLDWTGDTLAIALFEDAVELTGDLATLDEKCGGILKELIAEEEFTGKLNSTIVMRAGAGHPVRKVILVGLGKPEVLKLETLRRVAATVARTAKKQKTKTLAMSLPVWNNDPTATAQAIAEGTQLALYQDTRFKSEPEDKNPQIETIDLLGLGGQEAAITRAEQIVSGVILARQLVAAPANAVTPITMAETAIAIAKDYGLEIQILEKEECEKLGMGAFLGVAQASDLPPKFIHLTYKPAGTPKRKLAIIGKGVTFDSGGLNIKGAGSGIETMKMDMGGAAATLGAAKAIGQLKPDVEVHFISAVTENMISGRAMRPGDILTASNGKTIEVNNTDAEGRLTLADALVYADKLGVDAIVDLATLTGACVVALGDDIAGLFTPDDAVASQLQTASEAGGEKIWRMPMEDKYFDGLKSGIADMKNTGPRYGGSITAALFLKQFVKDTPWAHLDIAGPVWADKENGYNGAGATGFGVRTLVSWVLS
- a CDS encoding helix-turn-helix domain-containing protein, which encodes MKEGSKYQPLLDFLRGSDQNEITLSFAEIETLIKDTLPNSAKNKRSWWSNRSKGALQASAWIEAGYRVEDVDFDQQQVKFYKPPNNFQVQVKGDTVLWNGELIKALRLHMGLTQAEFAERLGVYQQTVSQWENNAYQPTLATSKYLTLVAVQAGFKYIERD